The following are encoded together in the Anoplopoma fimbria isolate UVic2021 breed Golden Eagle Sablefish chromosome 9, Afim_UVic_2022, whole genome shotgun sequence genome:
- the tmx2b gene encoding thioredoxin-related transmembrane protein 2-B — protein sequence MALITPLLAFLYHLPLVYKWLLKPYYVASIFMSAAFLAVRKTPGVCDHLDTQREDGNPCDFDWREVEILMFLSAIVMMKNRRAITVEQHVGNIILFSKVANVILFFRLDIRMGLLYLTLCIVFLMICKPPLYMGPEYIKYFSDKTIDDELDKDSRVTWIVEFFANWSPECQSFASVYADLSLKYNCAGLKFGKVDIGRYGEVSKKYKVSASPLSKQLPSLVLFQGGKEVMRRPQVDKKGRAVSWSFTEENIIREFNLNELYQKSKKLNKTKGDKVSQYQFPPVPEEDESEQQGAPAEALESESKKDK from the exons ATGGCTCTCATCACGCCGCTGCTCGCCTTCCTCTACCACCTCCCGCTGGTCTATAAGTGGCTGCTGAAGCCCTACTATGTGGCCTCCATCTTCATGTCCGCGGCCTTCCTCGCGGTCCGCAAGACGCCCGGAGTCTGCGACCACCTGGACACCCAGCGCGAGGACGGCAACCCGTGCGACTTCGACTGG AGGGAGGTGGAGATCCTCATGTTCCTCAGTGCCATCGTCATGATGAAGAACAGACGAGCGA TAACGGTGGAGCAGCATGTGGGCAACATCATCCTGTTCAGCAAAGTGGCCAACGTCATCCTGTTCTTCAGACTGGACATCAGGATGGGACTGCTCTACCTGACACTCTGCATAG tgtttttgatgATCTGTAAGCCTCCTCTTTACATGGGGCCCGAGTACATCAAATACTTCAGCGACAAAACCATCGAT gatgAGCTGGACAAAGACAGTCGGGTGACGTGGATTGTTGAGTTTTTCGCAAACTGGTCTCCAGAGTGCCAGTCCTTCGCCTCCGTCTACGCTGATCTCTCTCTCAA GTACAACTGTGCCGGTCTCAAGTTTGGTAAGGTGGACATCGGACGTTACGGAGAGGTCTCCAAAAA GTACAAGGTGTCTGCGTCTCCGCTGTCCAAGCAGCTTCCGTCCCTGGTGTTGTTTCAGGGAGGCAAGGAGGTGATGCGGCGCCCCCAGGTGGACAAGAAGGGTAGAGCCGTATCCTGGAGCTTCACAGAG gAGAACATCATCCGCGAGTTCAACCTGAACGAACTCTACCAGAAATCCAAGAAGCTCAACAAGACCAAAGGGGACAAGGTCAGCCAATACCAGTTCCCTCCGGTCCCCGAAGAGGACGAGAGCGAGCAGCAGGGAGCCCCCGCCGAGGCTCTGGAGTCGGAATCCAAGAAGGACAAATAA